DNA from Polaribacter sp. NJDZ03:
AATTGGTTTATAAGTCAATAAACCCATTTTTTGGAGGAGGAGATTCATTTGCATACCAGCAGTTGTTAGCTTCTGCAAATGCTCAAAATGATTTTCAAGAGGAAAATACAAATCAATTTACACAATCTTCAGAGATAGATAATTTTACAGATACTTTAAATAGACAATTATTAAACTCACTCTCACAGGGCTTATTTCAGGAACAAATTGGCAGTCAGGGATTAACAGAAGGAACTTATGTTTATGGCTCTTTGGTTGTAGAGGTTAGTCCAGGTGTTGGTGGATTGAGCGTAAGTATTTTAAACACATCAACAGGAGAACAAACTCAAATAACTATTCCAAACAATTAATTGAAATCTATGAAAAGGAAGTACTTTATTTTATGCTATTTCCTAATAGCAATGTTTTTTTCGAGTTGTGGAACTTATTTTAACCAACCTTTAGATCAGTCAAGAGCTAGAATTGGAGAAAATTCATCTCCTGAAATGTCTATAAAAAGTTTTTCACCAAAAGAAAAAACGGTAGTGGGTGTTTATAAGTTTAGAGATCATACTGGTCAATATAAACCAGTAGAAAATGGTTCTACTTTTAGTACAGCTGTTACACAGGGAGGTACTTCTATACTATTAAAATCATTAGAAGAGTCTAATTGGTTTAAGCCAATTGAAAGAGAGAATATTGGTAATTTATTAAATGAAAGACAAATAATAAGAAATACTCGACAAGAATATGCTGGAGATAATAAACCTATAAAAATGCCACCATTATTATTTGCAAATTACATTGTAGAAGGTGGTGTTGTGTCTTATGATTCAAATATTATTACAGGTGGTTCTGGTTTGCGTTACTTTGGAGTTGGTGCTTCTGGAGAATATCGACAAGACAGAATAACGGTATATTTAAGAGTCGTTTCTACATCAACAGGTCAAATTCTTAAAAATGTGTACGTATCTAAAACTATTTTGTCACAAGGCCTTTCTGCTAATTTGTTTAAGTATGTATCTTTAAGAAGGTTGTTAGAGGCAGAAACAGGTATTACAAAAAATGAGCCTGCTCAATTAGCGGTTAAAGAAGCTATAGATAAAGCTGTAGAGTTATTAATTACAGAAGGTATTATAGATGGTATATGGGAACCTAGTGGAGGACAAGAAGTTGTAGATTTTGTAAAAAAGAACTACAAGAAAGAACAAGAAGAGGCGGAGTTAACAGAATTATTTAATAGAAAACAAGAATATAGAAGAGGTAAGATTAGTGTTGGGGCTGTGAGTGGAGTGTCTAAAATTGTTGGTGATTATTCTGATGCTGAGTTTGGTTTGGGAACAGATATGCTA
Protein-coding regions in this window:
- a CDS encoding curli assembly protein CsgF, with the protein product MKDKVLLLVLFVCFTGFSFSQQLVYKSINPFFGGGDSFAYQQLLASANAQNDFQEENTNQFTQSSEIDNFTDTLNRQLLNSLSQGLFQEQIGSQGLTEGTYVYGSLVVEVSPGVGGLSVSILNTSTGEQTQITIPNN
- a CDS encoding CsgG/HfaB family protein, which codes for MFFSSCGTYFNQPLDQSRARIGENSSPEMSIKSFSPKEKTVVGVYKFRDHTGQYKPVENGSTFSTAVTQGGTSILLKSLEESNWFKPIERENIGNLLNERQIIRNTRQEYAGDNKPIKMPPLLFANYIVEGGVVSYDSNIITGGSGLRYFGVGASGEYRQDRITVYLRVVSTSTGQILKNVYVSKTILSQGLSANLFKYVSLRRLLEAETGITKNEPAQLAVKEAIDKAVELLITEGIIDGIWEPSGGQEVVDFVKKNYKKEQEEAELTELFNRKQEYRRGKISVGAVSGVSKIVGDYSDAEFGLGTDMLLKFMLNKSRFAFSLGLGSSTLSNKNIFEKRIYDSNVNFEYYLLPKDRITPYAYVGVGSISTKNLSDNYFKYQYGVGLEYLITDKLGLILRGEQNIISTDNLDGLVRGDKNDKIWNVRAGINFYF